CTCGTGGGCTCGGTCGTCGGCCGCGTGCAGGAGGAGCTGAACACCATCTTCAACATGGATCAGGTGCTCGATTCGGAGGAAACTGAAACCACCGAGCCGGTGCAGATCGAGGTGCACGACGAGTCCGACGAAGACGAGGACTGAGCCGAAACCCAACCTCTAAACGCGCGGGCACCCTCCGGCGGAGTATGGACGTGGCGCTGGGGGGAACGTTCGATCCCATCCACGACGGGCACCGTCGCCTTTTTCGTCGCGGATTCGAACTCGGTGACCTGACTGTCGGCTTGACCAGCGACGACCTGGCCCCCGAGACGCGTCACGAACCCCGATACGTGCGACCCTTCGAGGAGCGGCAGGCGAAACTGCGTGAGGAACTGGCCGAGATGGCCGCCACCTACGATCGGGACTTTGCAGTTCGAAAGCTTACCGAACCCACGGGCATCGCCGTCGAGCCGCCGTTCGAGGCCCTGGTCGTCACGCCGGAGACCCAGGCCGGTGGCGAGCGCATCAACCGTATTCGACGGGAGCGCGGGCTCGACCCCCTGGAGATCGTCGTGGTCGAGCGGCTCCTGGCGGACGACGGGGAGATCATTTCGAGCACGCGGATCGTCCGCGGTGAAATCGACGAGCACGGCCACGTCACGGAGGGGCCGGAGAACGAGCGCTCGGCGGTCCGCTGATCACCAGGACGGCGGCTCGAAGCCCGCGTCCCGTAACAACTCCCGCCACTGTTGCTGAATCGTAAGCCGAGAGACGTCCCCGGCTTCAGCGACGACCGTCTGGGAGCGTTGATCGCCAGCGATGAGCGAGCCGGCATAGAGGCTCGCGGCGCGAAGCCCGGGTTTGGAGCGGTCTGGAGCCGGGAGCTGGGAGAGGTAGAGTTCGCGGGCGGCCGATCGGGCCTGGGAGTCGAGTTCGAGTCGGTCTGCGACCTGCTCCAGGGCCGCGAGGTTGGCTTCTTCGGCTCGTTCCGTGCCGGCCCGGTACATGAAAGACTGCAGTCGGGGCAGGGAGTTAACGGTGTTGCCAGGTGACTCGTGAGTCTTATTGTGAGCGGGGTCGAAAGTCGGCTGCAGAGCGCGGGTAGCCAAGTGGTCAACGGCGCAGCGCTTAGGACGCTGTGGGGTAGCCCTCCGCAGGTTCGAATCCTGTCCCGCGCAGTGCGAGGTCGAACGAAGTGAGACCTCGGGTGGCGAACGGGGAGGAACGACCCGTGAGCAGTGAGCGAGCGTAGCGAGCGAACGAGCAGGCACGGATTCGAAGCAGGGAGGAGCTTTGCTCCGACCGTGGTTCGAATCCTGTCCCGCGCAGTGCGAGGTCGAACGAAGTGAGACCTCGGGTGGCGAACGGGGAGGAACGACCCGTGAGCCCACTTTTTCCGAGAGGTTGCGTAGCAGCCGCTCGCAAAAACTTGGGGAAAAAGACCGCTAGCAGTCGTGGAGATTCGTGCTTGGAGTGCCACCCCAACCCAAAAACCGACGGTGCTGTTATCGTGACGGGAGTCCAACAGGCCAGGCGAACGCGAGCCTATGGCCTGGCACGACCGGCCCGTCGCGGCGGTGTTCGAGACACTGGATAGCGACGCCAGCGGCCTGACGGACACGGAAGCCAGGGCGCGACTCGAATCCGGCGGGCCGAACGAGATCGAGAGCGAGGGGGGCCGAACCCCGCTCGCGGTCTTCGTCTCGCAGTTCACGAGCGGGCTGATTCTCGTGCTGATCGGGGCCGCGATCCTCTCGGCGGCGATCGGCCACCTCGTCGATGCCGTCCTCATCGCCGTGATCCTGCTGGCAAACGGCCTCTTCGGGTTCGTCCAGGAGTACCGCGCCGAGCGGAGCCTCCAGGCCCTCGCCGAGATGGCCACCCCGGAAGCGACGGTGATCCGGAACGGCGAGCGAGTGGAACGCAGCCAGCGGGCAGTCGTCCCGGGGGACGTGATCGTCCTGGAGGGCGGGGACGCAATCCCGGCCGACGCTCGCGTGCTTGAGACCGCGAGCCTGGAAGTCGACGAGGCGCCGCTGACCGGCGAGAGTGTCCCCGTCGAGAAACAGAGCGGGAAACTGGCGGCAGCAACCCCGGTCGCGGAGCGGACAAACATGGTCTTCCGCGGGACAATGGTTACCCGCGGGCGGGGTCGAGCCGTCGTGGTCGAGACCGGGATGGCCACCGAGGTGGGGGCCATCGCGGACGAACTGGCCACCGCCCGGGAGCGCCAGACGCCGCTCCAGCGCGACCTCGACCGACTGGGGAAGCGGATCGGCCTGGGCGTGCTCGCACTCTCCGCGCTCGTCGTCCCGCTTTTGGTCTGGCGGGGAACGGCGCTCGTGGACGCCGCCCTGGCTGCCGTCTCCCTGGCCGTCGCCGCAATTCCGGAGGGACTGCCAGCCGTGGTCACCTTGACCCTCGCGCTTGGCGTCAGGCGGATGGCCGACGCGAACGCGCTGGTGCGAACCCTCCCGGCTGTGGAGTCCCTCGGTTCGGTCGACGTGGTCTGTACGGACAAGACGGGGACCCTGACCGAGGGGCGGATGCACGTCGATCGGTTCTGGGTCTACGACGAGAGCCACGAGCAGTTCGACGGCACCAGGCAAATAGAGACGCTGCTCACCATCGGCGCGCTCTGTAACGACGCCGATGAGGACCGGGGCGAACCCACGGAAAAGGCCCTCTACGAGGCGGCCCTCGAAGCGGGAATCGACGTGGCGGCACTGCGAGCGCGGCGACCGCGGACGGACGAGATTCCGTTCTCGGCGGATCGCAAACGCATGACGACGATCCACGAGGACCGGGTCCGGATGAAAGGAGCCCCCACCGTGGTTCTGGAGCGCTCGAACCGAATCCTGACCGCCGACGGCGTGAAACCCCTTGACCGAGAGACACGGGACCGGATCGAAGCACAGGTCGCGGCCTTCGCCGACGACGCACTCCGGGTCCTGGGCTTTGCGTACAAAGAAGCGGGGGCGGGGGACCCCGAGTCGGACCTGGTGTTCGTCGGGCTACAGGGGCTGATCGACCCACCCCGCCCGGAGGTCGAGGCCGCCATCGCAGAGACTCGGCGTGCCGGCATCGCAGTCAAGATGATCACGGGGGACAACCGGCGCACGGCGAGGGCAATCGGGCGGGCGGTCGGCATCGAGTCCGCCGTCCTCACCGGCCCGGAGATCGACACGATGGACGAGAAGACCCTCGCCGAGCAGGTCGCGGAAGTGGATATCTTCGCGCGCACGACCCCAACCCACAAGGTCCGGATCCTGCAGGCCTTGCAGAACAACGGCCGAACCGTCGCGATGACGGGCGATGGGGTGAACGACGCGCCCGCGCTGAAGAACGCCGACGTGGGCATCGCGATGGGCATCAGAGGCACCGACGTCGCCAAGCAAGCCAGTGACATCACGCTCCTGGACGACAACTACGCGACAATCGAGGGAGCCATCCAGCGCGGGCGGGCGGTCTTCGACAACATCTGGAAGTTCGTGGGCTATCTCCTCTCGGCGAACCTCGCGGAGGTGCTCCTGGTCCTGATCGCCTCGCTCTGGGGCTATCTCGTCCTCCCGGCGGTGCAGTTGCTCTGGATCAACCTGCTCACCGACGGCCTTCCGGCACTCGCGATCGGGGCAGACCCGGAGGCCTCGGACGTGATGAAACGCGGCCCGCGCACGGAGAGCGGCGTCATCGACCGGCCGATGCTGACGCTCATCGGGGGCTTCGGCGGAACGGCGACGGTCGTGCTGCTCGGCGTGCTGGTACTCACCCTCGATGGCGCTCCAGCGGTGACGTCCTACGCGATGACGATGGTGTTCACCGGCTTCGTCGTCTTCGAAATCGCGAAGCTGTATCTCGTCCGGTTCACCCGCGGGACGAGCCCGCTCTCGAATCCCTGGCTCTCGGCTGCGGTCCTCCTCTCCATCCTGCTACAGCTAGCCGTCCTGTACACCCCGCTGAACCGGTACTTCGGCACGATTCCGTTGAGCCTGAGCGACTGGGGCATTTTACTCGGCGCGCTAGGCCTGGCGATGCCTGCCTTCCTCACCGTCGCATGGGTAGTGCGGCGCTCCGTCACGGCCCAGTGGGAGCGAGATCGGACAGAGGGACCGTAATGCTCGTCGAACTCGCGCTGTTCGTCCTCGGGCTGGCAATGTTGGTCTTCGGAGCCGACCGGGCCGTGACTGCCGCTGCCGGGCTGGCCCTCTTCTACGGCGTCTCGCCCTTCTTCGTGGGCGTGACCGTCATCTCGATCGGGACCTCGGTCCCGGAGATGGTCACGTCGATCACCGGGGCGTACTTCGGGGCGGGCGATCTGGTCGTGGGCAACATCGTCGGCTCCGAGACCGCCCAGATCACCCTCGCGATCGCGATCGTCGCGTTCATCACCCCGATCGTGGCCAAGCGGCGAAACGTGCTCACCTACGGGAGTGCGATGCTCCTCGCGATGACGGTAATGCTGCTGGCCCTCGAAGACGGCTCGATCGGTCGCTCAGAAGGATTCCTCATGATGCTCGCCTACGTGCAGTTCGTCTACATCCTGTACACGAACGAGGGCGGGGCAGAGATCGGCGAAGAGATAGAGGGGCGACTCAGCCCTCGTGAGGCCCTGCCGTGGATCATTGGGGGACTGGCGCTGGTCGTGGTCGGCAGCCAGATCATGGTGACTAATGGCATGGAAGTAGCCCGTATCGTGGGGGTCCCGGAGTACACGATCGGCCTGTTGACCGGTCTCGGCACGACGCTACCGGAGATCGCCATCGCCGGACTCGCCGCCACCAGGGGCCAGCAGGGGATCTCGGTGGGCTCACTGCTGGGGAGCAACGTCACGGACCCGGTCTTCTCGCTGGGGATCGGCGCCCTGTTCTTCGAGATCAGTGTGAGCAACCCCGAGCAAGTGCTGCTCTCGGCGAGTTACATGGTGCTCGTCTCGGTGGCCGTGCTCGGACTCTTGTACTGGCGGCGGGGGATTTCCCGCCCACTCGCGGTGGTCTGTCTACTGCTCTATCTCCCCTCGCTGGTCATCTGAGCGACCATGTGGAGTGAAACCATGGCGCCCAAAGTTATCGCTGGTGAAAATTGGGCCATAGATCTTTATATCGCCCATCGGAGTTTTAATCGAACAGTTGCCACCATGCCCAGCCAGTACTCAAGTGGCCCGATGGGTCACTACGAACGGTTCCTCTGGGGCGTCATGGACGCCCTGGGCGTGACCGCCACCGTGGAGCGGAAGATGTTGATGGCGACGCTGCTCCAGTTCGGGGCCATCGTCACTATCTTCGTCCTCGGGGTCGCGCTGATCGGCGTCCAGGAGTTCCAGACCGTCTTCACGACTGGCGAGATCGCGGTCTTCGCCGCCGTGTTCGTCCTCGCCGTGGGAGCGCTCTTGAACACCTGGCTCATTCTCAAGCGTGATTTCGTCACGCCGATCGAGGAAGTGAAGAACGCCGCCGCAGCCATCTCCGAGGGCGAACTCGACGAGGGAGTCCCAGCGACCGACCAACGGGACGAGATCGGCGAACTCGTCCGCTGTTTCGACCGGATGCACGGCTATCTCGGGACGGTCAGCTCCCAGGCCGAGGCCCTCAGCCGCGAAGAGTTCGACGCCGAGGTTCTCGAAGCCGACGTTCCGGGCAGCTTCGGTGAGTCCCTCGAACAGATGGAGGACAACCTCCGGACCAGAATCGAGGACCTCGAAGCGAAACGCGAGGCTATCGAGCGTCGGAACGAGGAACTGACGGAGACCGCCGCGGCCTACCAGCAGACGATGGGGCACGTAGCCGACGGCGATCTCACGCGACGCCTCGATGCGGACACGGACCACGAGGCCCTGGCGGGGATCGCCGACTCGTTCAACCGCATGGTCGGCGAGTGGGAGGAGATGCTCGGTGAACTCCGGCAGTTCGCCGACCAGGTCGCCGACGAGAGCCAGGCCCTGGAGACCAACGCGGCCGAGGTCAGGAACGCGAGTGAGGACATCAGCGAGTCCGTCCAGGAGATCTCGGCGGGTGTCGATCAGGAGAGCCGGCGGCTCGACGAGGCCTCGAACGAGTCCGAGAACCTCTCCGCGACGATCCAGGAGATCACCGCGTCCTCGGACAACGTCGCGACCCTCACCGAGCAGACTGCGGAAGTTGGCGAGACCGGCCAGGAAGCCGCCCAGAACGCCGAGACAGAGATGGCCGCGCTCCGGGAGCGAAGCCAGTCGGTCACTGACGCAGTCAGGACGCTCAACGGGACCCTAGAGGAGATCGGGGAGATCACCGACGTCATCCTCGACATCGCCGACCAGACGAACATTCTGGCCCTGAACGCGGGCATCGAGGCGGCGCGGGCCGACGCCGGGGGCGACGGCTTCGCCGTGGTGGCCGAGGAGGTCAAGTCCCTGGCCCAGGACACCAAAGAGTCAGCCGAGGAGATCGAGGGCCTCATCGGCGAGGTCCAGGCCCAGTCCGAAGAGACCGTCACGGAGATCGACGAGATGGCGGATCGGGTCGAGAGCGGGACCGAGACCGTCGAGACCGCGACGGCCGCCTTCGGGGAGATGGCCGAGAACGTCTCCGAGATCAACA
This region of Halodesulfurarchaeum sp. HSR-GB genomic DNA includes:
- a CDS encoding sodium:calcium antiporter, with product MLVELALFVLGLAMLVFGADRAVTAAAGLALFYGVSPFFVGVTVISIGTSVPEMVTSITGAYFGAGDLVVGNIVGSETAQITLAIAIVAFITPIVAKRRNVLTYGSAMLLAMTVMLLALEDGSIGRSEGFLMMLAYVQFVYILYTNEGGAEIGEEIEGRLSPREALPWIIGGLALVVVGSQIMVTNGMEVARIVGVPEYTIGLLTGLGTTLPEIAIAGLAATRGQQGISVGSLLGSNVTDPVFSLGIGALFFEISVSNPEQVLLSASYMVLVSVAVLGLLYWRRGISRPLAVVCLLLYLPSLVI
- a CDS encoding cation-translocating P-type ATPase, which produces MAWHDRPVAAVFETLDSDASGLTDTEARARLESGGPNEIESEGGRTPLAVFVSQFTSGLILVLIGAAILSAAIGHLVDAVLIAVILLANGLFGFVQEYRAERSLQALAEMATPEATVIRNGERVERSQRAVVPGDVIVLEGGDAIPADARVLETASLEVDEAPLTGESVPVEKQSGKLAAATPVAERTNMVFRGTMVTRGRGRAVVVETGMATEVGAIADELATARERQTPLQRDLDRLGKRIGLGVLALSALVVPLLVWRGTALVDAALAAVSLAVAAIPEGLPAVVTLTLALGVRRMADANALVRTLPAVESLGSVDVVCTDKTGTLTEGRMHVDRFWVYDESHEQFDGTRQIETLLTIGALCNDADEDRGEPTEKALYEAALEAGIDVAALRARRPRTDEIPFSADRKRMTTIHEDRVRMKGAPTVVLERSNRILTADGVKPLDRETRDRIEAQVAAFADDALRVLGFAYKEAGAGDPESDLVFVGLQGLIDPPRPEVEAAIAETRRAGIAVKMITGDNRRTARAIGRAVGIESAVLTGPEIDTMDEKTLAEQVAEVDIFARTTPTHKVRILQALQNNGRTVAMTGDGVNDAPALKNADVGIAMGIRGTDVAKQASDITLLDDNYATIEGAIQRGRAVFDNIWKFVGYLLSANLAEVLLVLIASLWGYLVLPAVQLLWINLLTDGLPALAIGADPEASDVMKRGPRTESGVIDRPMLTLIGGFGGTATVVLLGVLVLTLDGAPAVTSYAMTMVFTGFVVFEIAKLYLVRFTRGTSPLSNPWLSAAVLLSILLQLAVLYTPLNRYFGTIPLSLSDWGILLGALGLAMPAFLTVAWVVRRSVTAQWERDRTEGP
- a CDS encoding transcription initiation factor IIB family protein translates to MYRAGTERAEEANLAALEQVADRLELDSQARSAARELYLSQLPAPDRSKPGLRAASLYAGSLIAGDQRSQTVVAEAGDVSRLTIQQQWRELLRDAGFEPPSW
- a CDS encoding phosphopantetheine adenylyltransferase; this translates as MDVALGGTFDPIHDGHRRLFRRGFELGDLTVGLTSDDLAPETRHEPRYVRPFEERQAKLREELAEMAATYDRDFAVRKLTEPTGIAVEPPFEALVVTPETQAGGERINRIRRERGLDPLEIVVVERLLADDGEIISSTRIVRGEIDEHGHVTEGPENERSAVR
- a CDS encoding methyl-accepting chemotaxis protein, yielding MPSQYSSGPMGHYERFLWGVMDALGVTATVERKMLMATLLQFGAIVTIFVLGVALIGVQEFQTVFTTGEIAVFAAVFVLAVGALLNTWLILKRDFVTPIEEVKNAAAAISEGELDEGVPATDQRDEIGELVRCFDRMHGYLGTVSSQAEALSREEFDAEVLEADVPGSFGESLEQMEDNLRTRIEDLEAKREAIERRNEELTETAAAYQQTMGHVADGDLTRRLDADTDHEALAGIADSFNRMVGEWEEMLGELRQFADQVADESQALETNAAEVRNASEDISESVQEISAGVDQESRRLDEASNESENLSATIQEITASSDNVATLTEQTAEVGETGQEAAQNAETEMAALRERSQSVTDAVRTLNGTLEEIGEITDVILDIADQTNILALNAGIEAARADAGGDGFAVVAEEVKSLAQDTKESAEEIEGLIGEVQAQSEETVTEIDEMADRVESGTETVETATAAFGEMAENVSEINTSIKEVNDATAEQAESMQDVVAMIQEIAAISDQTATESQSVAAAAEEQAATLSSVADNATDLADNAEGLESRLSQFEVRGTRSSAGGSNAGFEGDTGPSASGKTGAGADSMEWQSVATDGSGDD